The genomic interval GGCGCTTCACCCAGGGAAGACTGCAAACGGTTTCGCAGCGGTTCGTTAACGATGGACAGCGAGTGAATGCCGAGAAAAAGAACCAGGCCGGCGATCAGTGTAGCCATTCCCACAACTCCTTTATTGGGTAAACGTGTTGGCGGATGTCAGCGATTGGGTCAGTCGATCCATGATACCGCCGCCATGGCGCCAAAAGTGCCAGTATAGCTGTACCTGCAGGGACTTACCGGGGGCAATACTAACCAATTTCCCCGCATTCAGCTCCTCCCGCGCCTGCATTTCCGGAATCATGCCGTAGCCCATGCCAGCCAGTGCCAGCTTTACGAACCCCTCTGAGGACGGACAAAGGTGGTGGGGAACGCTGCCGTGAAAGCCACACTGGGCCAGGAAACGGTGCTGGAGTTGATCGTTGGGGCCAAAGACAATGGCCGGCGCGGTCTCCAGACTTTGCTCGTTGAAGCCTTCGCCAAAGTGTTGGCGAACGTATTCCGGTGTCGCCAGTGGCAGATAGGTCATGCTGCCCAGGGGTACGCTGCGAGCGCCGGCGATCGGTTGCGGGCTGCTGCACAGGCAGGCAGCTACATCGCCCTCGCGCATGCGGCGCAACCCAATGTCCTGATCCTCAATGACCATGTCCAGCAACAGGCTTTCCTCGCTGCAAAATCGGCCAATGGCACCGGCCCACCAGGTGGCCAGGGTATCGGCATTGAGAGCGATCCGAAGCCGGGCGGAAGGTTCGGAGATGGCGGGAATCGAGCGTGCAAGATCTCGTTCCAGCAACTGCACCTGTTGGACGTGGTTCAACAACCTTTGACCGGCCGGCGTAGCCTTCAGAGTGGGGCTGCGCACCAGCACGGGCTGGCCCAGTCGGATCTCCAGGGTTCGGATGCGCTGGGATACGGCAGACTGGCTCAAGCCCAGAGCGGTTCCGGCTTTTTCAAAGCCGCCACATTCTGTCACCGTGGCCAGCGCTTCCAGCAGTTTGTAATCGATCATTAGAAAAACTTATGCAGCATTATCAGTATGAATTTCAAGTATAGCCAGGAATGGCTATTCTTGCGCCACCAATAAACGAGTTTGTCCTTCTGGAGTTGTGCTGTGCTGGAAAGTTATCTGACAGGATTGGTGGTTTGTGGTGGCATCATCGTGGCGATTGGCGCTCAGAATGCCTACATCCTCGGCCAGGCGATTCGCCGTGAGCACCATTGGTGGTCAGCCGGCTTGTGCATGCTTGCCGACATCAGCCTGTTTACCCTCGGTATGTTTGGTGTCAGCGCCGCCCTGATGGCGATGCCGGAAGCTCTGCAGGTTCTGCGCTGGCTCGGCGTTGTTTTCCTTGGCTGGCTGGCGGTCCAGGCCTTTTACCGGGCAAGCCGGGGGCGGGTCGCCCTGGAGGTTGGTGAGATCAAACGACGCAGTCTGAAAGGGGTATTATTTACCACCCTGGCGGTCACGCTGCTTAATCCTCAGGTTTACCTCGACACCCTTTTGCTGATTCCCGCCATTGGCGCCCAGCAGGAAAATGCCACCACCTTTGTCGCCGGCGCCAGCAGCGCTTCCGTCATGTGGTTTGGCCTGATTGCCTGGGGCGGCTCTGCGTTGGCGCCGGTGCTGTCGCGACCGCTGGTCTGGCGAGTCATTGATGGCTTCATTGGTCTGATGATGGCTGGTATTGCACTGCAATTGGCGTTTAGCGGGCTTTAAGTCATCCAAGGTCAGACCATAAAAAAATCAAACGACTGTATGAATTTTGGTTGCACTCGGCGTCGCCCTTGTAGAAGATAGGCTGCTACTTATAGCCGGTTTCGCTTTAAAGCCGGATTCTCTGCAGGGGTTAGCTTATGAACAGAAAAATCCGCCAGTGGTTCGCCAGCGCAGGTGCTTTGCGCGGAATGCTCTCTACCTTTGCGCCCTACCTGGGTGCCGGCATCAAGGTCACCAACGTTGCAGAGGATTTCAGCGCCGCAACGGTGGAGCTACGTCAGCACTGGTACAACACCAACTACGTGGGCACGCACTTCGGCGGTTCGCTCTACAGCATGGTCGATCCCCACTACATGCTGTTGCTCATGCGCCGGCTCGGTAAGGGCTATATCGTGTGGGACAAGTCAGCGAGTATCGATTTCATCCGGCCCGGCAAGGGCACCGTCCGCGCCCATTTTGAGCTCACCGACGAGCGGGTTGAAGAGATCCGACGCATGACCGCAGGTGGCGACAAGCACCTCCCGGAGTGGGACATCGACATCCTCGATGAAAGCGGAGAGCTGGTCGCGCGGGTGCACAAGGTGCTGTACGTGCGCAAGAAGCGGTAGTGAGAAGAACGATAGTGCAGTAACCCAGTGCGTGTCGGCTTCAGTCGAACCGGCGGGCCTGGGTAAACCGGTCTTTCCAGTAATAGCCGTTGAGTTCAGACAGTGTCACGCCGATAGACGTTGAGGCGTGCATGAAGTGATTGCCACCCATATAGATGCCCGCGTGCTGCTCCTTACCACCAATCCGGAAGAACACCAGGTCGCCTGGTTTAATTTCGCTAGGGGCAACCACTTTGCCATGCCGGAGCATCTGCGAAGTTGTTCGCGGCAGTTGCTGGTCCAGCCCTTCCCGAAATGCCGTGGTGATAAACCCGGAACAATCGAAGCCCTCGGCTGAGGTGCCGCCGTACTCATAGGGTACCCCCACATAGCGCTCATAGACCTGCCATAGCTTGTCAGTCTTGTCGGACGCCGCTCCGGCCTCAACCGGAATTGGCCGGGTATCGGTGGGCTCGGTTCGCAGATTCTGGTTGCTGGCGCAGCCGCCCAGCACGAATGCCATTACCAGCAGAATGAGGGATTGTCTGAGCTTGAGGGGCATTCACTGACTCCGGGCAATTGAATCTGGCCCAACCTTATTACTGAATGCGCCGGATGTCAGGTTACGGTTGAATCAGACTTGCTTGATCATGTCCGGAGAGTCGTGGCGCGCGTTGTTGACCGCGGTGGATACTCTGAATTCTTGCAGCTGTTCCGTGGGCAGGCGGCGAGTCGCCGCGCGGATGCTGTCACGGTCGGTGCGGCTGGGGTCCAGCCATTCCGGCAGGCAGCTGGGGTCGAGCACGACTGGCTGACGATCGTGAATGTGCTTGAGTGCCTCACTCGCCGGTTCGGTGATGATGGCGCAGGCGCTGGTGTTATCGCCTTCTTTCGGGGTCCAGATGCCGGCAAAGAAAATAGCCGGGTTCTGCTCCGGGTTGGCCGGAGTGATGTAGTGCGGTTCCTTGGCAGAGGGGGTCTGGCGCCACTCGTACCAGCCGTTGGCCGGGATCAGGCAGCGGTGATGGGCGAAGGCGTCACGGAAGTAGCCGGAAGTGGCCACGCTTTCGGCGCGGGCGTTGATCGGAGTGGGGGCCTTGTCGCCGGCCCACACCGGGCGGAAACCCCAGTCTGAGTGGGTCAGCAGCAACGGGCCGTTCATGGTCGCGCGGATCATGGCGATGCCTATGCCCGGCGGAATGTTGAAGCCGGGTTCGAAGTGGCCGTCGATCTCCAGGCCGTCCGGGAAGAAGTCGTTGATCAGTGTTTCCGGAGGCGTGTAGTAGGTGAATCGTCCGCACATATCGGAATTACCCTTTTTCGAGGCCAGTTAAAGGGCGGCGCCTTCTGACCCCGGATTTGTTATCCTTGGCCCATGCTGAAACTGTCTAATGCTGTTGAAATTGCTGACTGGGAGATTGATATCACCCAGATCCGTGCCCAGGGGGCCGGCGGCCAGAACGTGAATAAAGTGGCGTCTGCCGTTCACCTGAGGTTTGATATTCTGCACTCCAGCCTG from Marinobacter sp. LA51 carries:
- a CDS encoding LysR family transcriptional regulator ArgP gives rise to the protein MIDYKLLEALATVTECGGFEKAGTALGLSQSAVSQRIRTLEIRLGQPVLVRSPTLKATPAGQRLLNHVQQVQLLERDLARSIPAISEPSARLRIALNADTLATWWAGAIGRFCSEESLLLDMVIEDQDIGLRRMREGDVAACLCSSPQPIAGARSVPLGSMTYLPLATPEYVRQHFGEGFNEQSLETAPAIVFGPNDQLQHRFLAQCGFHGSVPHHLCPSSEGFVKLALAGMGYGMIPEMQAREELNAGKLVSIAPGKSLQVQLYWHFWRHGGGIMDRLTQSLTSANTFTQ
- a CDS encoding LysE/ArgO family amino acid transporter; translation: MLESYLTGLVVCGGIIVAIGAQNAYILGQAIRREHHWWSAGLCMLADISLFTLGMFGVSAALMAMPEALQVLRWLGVVFLGWLAVQAFYRASRGRVALEVGEIKRRSLKGVLFTTLAVTLLNPQVYLDTLLLIPAIGAQQENATTFVAGASSASVMWFGLIAWGGSALAPVLSRPLVWRVIDGFIGLMMAGIALQLAFSGL
- a CDS encoding DUF4442 domain-containing protein, which translates into the protein MNRKIRQWFASAGALRGMLSTFAPYLGAGIKVTNVAEDFSAATVELRQHWYNTNYVGTHFGGSLYSMVDPHYMLLLMRRLGKGYIVWDKSASIDFIRPGKGTVRAHFELTDERVEEIRRMTAGGDKHLPEWDIDILDESGELVARVHKVLYVRKKR
- a CDS encoding C40 family peptidase gives rise to the protein MPLKLRQSLILLVMAFVLGGCASNQNLRTEPTDTRPIPVEAGAASDKTDKLWQVYERYVGVPYEYGGTSAEGFDCSGFITTAFREGLDQQLPRTTSQMLRHGKVVAPSEIKPGDLVFFRIGGKEQHAGIYMGGNHFMHASTSIGVTLSELNGYYWKDRFTQARRFD
- a CDS encoding SOS response-associated peptidase, with the translated sequence MCGRFTYYTPPETLINDFFPDGLEIDGHFEPGFNIPPGIGIAMIRATMNGPLLLTHSDWGFRPVWAGDKAPTPINARAESVATSGYFRDAFAHHRCLIPANGWYEWRQTPSAKEPHYITPANPEQNPAIFFAGIWTPKEGDNTSACAIITEPASEALKHIHDRQPVVLDPSCLPEWLDPSRTDRDSIRAATRRLPTEQLQEFRVSTAVNNARHDSPDMIKQV